Proteins encoded within one genomic window of Gambusia affinis linkage group LG23, SWU_Gaff_1.0, whole genome shotgun sequence:
- the LOC122826327 gene encoding histone H2A-like, with translation MSGRGKTGGKARAKAKTRSSRAGLQFPVGRVHRLLRKGNYAERVGAGAPVYLAAVLEYLTAEILELAGNAARDNKKTRIIPRHLQLAVRNDEELNKLLGGVTIAQGGVLPNIQAVLLPKKTEKPAKAK, from the coding sequence ATGTCTGGACGCGGAAAGACCGGTGGCAAAGCCCGCGCTAAGGCCAAGACCCGCTCGTCCCGTGCGGGCCTCCAGTTCCCCGTGGGCCGTGTCCACAGGCTGCTGCGTAAGGGGAACTACGCCGAGCGCGTCGGTGCCGGAGCTCCGGTGTACCTGGCTGCGGTTCTGGAGTACCTGACCGCCGAGATCCTGGAGTTGGCCGGGAACGCCGCCCGCGACAACAAGAAGACCAGGATCATCCCCCGCCACCTGCAGCTGGCTGTCCGCAACGACGAGGAGCTCAACAAGCTGCTGGGCGGCGTGACCATCGCTCAGGGAGGCGTCCTGCCCAACATCCAGGCTGTCCTGCTGCCCAAGAAGACCGAGAAGCCGGCCAAGGCCAAGTAG
- the LOC122826325 gene encoding histone H3, producing the protein MARTKQTARKSTGGKAPRKQLATKAARKSAPATGGVKKPHRYRPGTVALREIRRYQKSTELLIRKLPFQRLVREIAQDFKTDLRFQSSAVMALQEASEAYLVGLFEDTNLCAIHAKRVTIMPKDIQLARRIRGERA; encoded by the coding sequence ATGGCCCGAACCAAGCAGACCGCCCGTAAGTCCACCGGAGGGAAGGCCCCCAGGAAGCAGCTGGCCACCAAGGCCGCCCGTAAGAGCGCCCCGGCTACCGGCGGAGTGAAGAAGCCTCACCGCTACAGGCCCGGTACCGTGGCTCTGCGGGAGATCCGCCGCTACCAGAAGTCCACCGAGCTGCTCATCCGCAAGCTGCCCTTCCAGCGCCTGGTGCGAGAGATCGCCCAGGACTTCAAGACCGACCTGCGCTTCCAGAGCTCCGCCGTCATGGCTCTGCAGGAGGCCAGCGAGGCCTACCTGGTCGGCCTCTTCGAGGACACCAACCTGTGCGCAATTCACGCCAAGAGGGTCACCATCATGCCCAAAGACATCCAGCTGGCCCGCCGCATCCGCGGAGAGAGAGCTTAA
- the LOC122826330 gene encoding histone H2B 1/2-like: protein MPEPAKSAPKKGSKKAVTKTAGKGGKKKRKTRKESYAIYVYKVLKQVHPDTGISSKAMSIMNSFVNDIFERIASEASRLAHYNKRSTITSREIQTAVRLLLPGELAKHAVSEGTKAVTKYTSSK, encoded by the coding sequence ATGCCCGAACCCGCCAAGTCTGCGCCCAAGAAGGGCTCCAAGAAAGCCGTGACCAAGACGGCCGGCAAAGGAggcaagaagaagagaaagaccAGGAAGGAGAGCTACGCCATCTACGTGTATAAGGTGCTGAAGCAGGTCCACCCCGACACTGGCATCTCGTCCAAGGCCATGAGCATCATGAACTCGTTCGTTAACGACATCTTCGAGCGCATCGCCTCCGAGGCGTCCCGCCTGGCTCACTACAACAAGCGCTCCACCATCACCTCCAGGGAGATCCAGACGGCCGTGCGCCTCCTGCTGCCCGGAGAGCTGGCCAAGCACGCCGTGTCCGAGGGCACCAAGGCGGTCACCAAGTACACCAGCTCCAAGTGA